The Crocosphaera subtropica ATCC 51142 genome includes a window with the following:
- a CDS encoding shikimate kinase — translation MTMQQLLQGVNVFLIGMMGTGKTTVGQKLAQRLNYRFFDSDVLIERVTQQRISDIFATQGEETFRELESQVLSELASCTKSVIATGGGIILKPINWSYLHHGLIVWLDAPVPILTKRLKKDKTRPLLQQTDLSLKLQSLLEERRYLYAQCDLQIIIDEYQTPDDIVEQILELVPTVIQPKLEISQELN, via the coding sequence ATGACTATGCAACAGCTACTCCAAGGGGTTAATGTGTTTCTAATTGGTATGATGGGAACCGGTAAAACAACAGTAGGGCAAAAATTAGCACAGCGTTTAAATTATCGTTTTTTTGATAGTGATGTGCTAATTGAACGAGTGACACAACAAAGGATTAGTGATATTTTTGCTACCCAAGGAGAAGAGACATTTCGTGAACTTGAAAGTCAGGTACTTTCAGAATTAGCATCTTGTACTAAAAGTGTCATTGCAACCGGCGGTGGAATCATTTTAAAGCCAATCAATTGGAGTTATTTACATCATGGTTTAATTGTTTGGTTAGATGCTCCTGTCCCTATTCTAACCAAACGTTTAAAAAAAGACAAAACTCGGCCTTTATTACAACAAACAGATTTAAGTTTAAAGTTACAATCTTTATTAGAGGAACGTCGTTATTTATATGCTCAATGTGATTTACAAATTATCATTGATGAATATCAAACCCCTGATGATATTGTTGAGCAAATTTTAGAATTAGTGCCTACTGTTATTCAACCTAAATTGGAAATTTCCCAAGAGTTGAACTAA
- the queC gene encoding 7-cyano-7-deazaguanine synthase QueC, translating into MTNKPVAVVLLSGGLDSATSAAIAIDQGYEVIALSLRYGQRHQRELDAAKIIAQTLNITQHYTIDVNIAQWGGSSLTDTSLSLPQSGVDATIIPSTYVPGRNTVFIALALSLAEAKGAQAIYLGINAVDYSGYPDCRPDYLQAYQTLANLSSKAGLVGKAPQLLAPLITKTKVDIIKDAIKLGVPITKTWSCYQGEQEPCGLCDSCRIRDQALIEAGYPELATPKGREFKDLS; encoded by the coding sequence ATGACTAACAAACCTGTTGCAGTTGTTCTTTTATCAGGTGGCTTAGACTCTGCTACCTCAGCAGCGATCGCCATTGACCAAGGTTATGAAGTGATCGCCCTTTCCTTACGCTATGGACAACGACACCAAAGAGAGTTAGATGCTGCAAAAATAATCGCTCAAACCCTCAATATCACTCAACATTACACGATCGATGTCAATATTGCTCAATGGGGAGGTTCCTCTTTAACCGATACTTCTTTATCTTTACCCCAAAGCGGTGTTGATGCCACCATTATCCCCTCTACCTATGTTCCTGGCAGAAACACAGTTTTTATCGCCCTAGCCCTCTCCTTAGCTGAAGCAAAGGGCGCACAAGCTATTTATTTAGGCATCAACGCTGTCGATTATTCTGGCTATCCCGATTGTCGCCCTGATTATCTACAGGCTTATCAAACCTTGGCAAATCTTTCTTCTAAAGCAGGGCTTGTAGGAAAAGCTCCTCAACTGCTCGCCCCCTTGATCACAAAAACAAAAGTAGATATCATAAAAGATGCTATTAAATTAGGGGTTCCCATAACTAAAACTTGGTCATGCTATCAAGGAGAGCAAGAACCCTGTGGCTTATGCGACTCTTGTCGTATCCGAGATCAGGCTTTAATTGAAGCCGGATACCCTGAGTTAGCCACCCCTAAAGGTAGAGAATTTAAAGACTTGTCTTGA
- a CDS encoding TRAP transporter small permease subunit, which yields MQKLLNIAKIIDTINEWIGRFTYWLVLLMIFVGVWNVVGRYLGRLIGQNLTSNALIEVQWYLFDLVFLLGAAYTLKHDEHVRVDLFYKDWSPKRKALANFIGVFIFLIPFCLMVIYYSWGNIINSWKILEMSSDPGGLPRYPIKSMIIVSYILLIFQGLAEAVKNWAIFTGQLTPQEEPHDLNL from the coding sequence TTGCAAAAGCTACTAAATATTGCCAAAATTATCGATACTATCAACGAATGGATAGGAAGATTCACTTATTGGTTAGTTCTCCTCATGATTTTTGTAGGGGTTTGGAACGTTGTCGGGCGATACTTGGGCAGATTGATTGGACAAAATTTAACTTCTAATGCCTTAATTGAAGTGCAATGGTATTTGTTTGATCTCGTCTTTCTTTTAGGGGCTGCTTATACCCTTAAACACGATGAACACGTTAGAGTTGATCTGTTCTATAAAGATTGGTCGCCAAAACGAAAAGCTTTAGCTAATTTTATTGGTGTTTTTATCTTTTTAATTCCTTTTTGTTTAATGGTAATTTATTATTCTTGGGGTAATATTATCAATTCTTGGAAGATTTTAGAAATGTCTTCTGATCCGGGGGGACTTCCCCGTTATCCCATTAAATCTATGATTATTGTTAGTTACATCTTACTGATTTTTCAAGGCTTAGCTGAAGCGGTTAAAAATTGGGCGATATTTACCGGTCAATTAACCCCCCAGGAGGAACCCCATGACCTTAACCTATGA
- the petB gene encoding cytochrome b6, with protein MFSKQVTDSKVYQWFNDRLEIQAISDDITSKYVPPHVNIFYCLGGITLVCFLVQFATGFAMTFYYKPTVTEAFSSVQYIMNEVNFGWLIRSIHRWSASMMVLMMILHVFRVYLTGGFKKPRELTWMTGVILAVITVSFGVTGYSLPWDQVGYWAVKIVSGVPAAIPVVGDQMVELLRGGQSVGQATLTRFYSLHTFVFPWLIAVFMLAHFLMIRKQGISGPL; from the coding sequence ATGTTTTCTAAACAAGTCACAGATTCCAAAGTCTATCAATGGTTCAATGATCGTCTAGAAATTCAAGCCATTTCTGACGATATCACCAGTAAATACGTCCCCCCCCACGTTAATATCTTCTACTGTCTTGGCGGAATTACCTTAGTTTGCTTTCTGGTTCAGTTTGCAACTGGGTTTGCCATGACCTTCTACTATAAGCCAACAGTAACCGAAGCGTTCTCTTCTGTTCAGTACATCATGAACGAAGTTAACTTCGGTTGGTTGATCCGTTCTATTCATCGTTGGTCAGCCAGTATGATGGTATTAATGATGATCCTCCATGTCTTTCGTGTGTACTTAACTGGTGGCTTTAAAAAGCCCCGTGAGTTAACCTGGATGACAGGGGTTATCTTAGCGGTGATTACCGTTTCTTTTGGGGTAACAGGATACTCTTTACCCTGGGACCAAGTGGGTTACTGGGCGGTTAAAATCGTATCTGGTGTTCCTGCTGCAATTCCCGTCGTTGGAGATCAAATGGTCGAACTTCTAAGAGGTGGCCAAAGTGTGGGACAAGCAACCTTAACCCGTTTCTACAGTCTCCATACCTTCGTTTTTCCCTGGTTAATTGCAGTATTCATGTTAGCCCACTTCTTAATGATTCGTAAACAAGGGATTTCTGGTCCTTTGTAA
- a CDS encoding TRAP transporter large permease produces the protein MTLTYDWLGPLMFVGALILLSFGYPVAFSLGGVSIIFALIGVILGAFDPVFLSALPSRIFGIMGNYTLLAIPYFIFLGSMLEKTGIAEKLLLTMGILFGRLRGGLALAVVIVGALLAATTGVVAATVVAMGLISLPIMLRYGYNKELASGAIVASGTLGQLIPPSIVLVVLADQLGIPVGSLFIGSIIPGLMMASAFALHVIIVSLIRPDVAPALPPEERNISKKALIKQVTQAMLPPLLLILLVLGSIFFGIATPTEAGAVGALGTMILAAFNKELNWLTLKQVCDATLRISTMVIFILFGSTAFSLVFRGVNGDHFMLEILTTLPGGQYGFLAVSMLTVFILGFFIDFFEIAFIVIPIFKPVAETLGIDLMWYGVILAANLQTSFLTPPFGFALFYLRGVAPPELKTEEIYRGAIPFILLQLLVLILIIIFPSLVSFLPSLSTARG, from the coding sequence ATGACCTTAACCTATGATTGGTTAGGCCCTTTAATGTTTGTTGGGGCGTTAATTCTACTGTCTTTTGGTTATCCTGTTGCTTTTTCTTTGGGTGGCGTTTCGATTATTTTTGCTCTGATTGGTGTAATTTTAGGGGCATTTGATCCCGTTTTTTTAAGTGCTTTACCGAGTCGAATTTTCGGCATTATGGGAAACTATACCCTGCTAGCTATTCCCTATTTTATCTTTTTAGGATCGATGCTGGAAAAGACAGGTATTGCCGAAAAATTATTACTGACAATGGGCATTTTATTCGGTAGGTTACGGGGTGGCCTTGCGTTAGCGGTGGTTATTGTAGGGGCTTTGTTAGCAGCAACAACGGGAGTTGTTGCTGCAACAGTGGTGGCCATGGGCTTAATTTCTCTGCCGATTATGTTGCGCTATGGTTATAACAAAGAATTGGCATCTGGAGCGATCGTTGCATCAGGGACGTTGGGACAATTAATTCCTCCGAGTATTGTTTTAGTGGTATTAGCGGATCAATTAGGCATTCCTGTGGGTAGTTTATTTATTGGCTCCATCATTCCAGGTTTAATGATGGCTAGTGCCTTCGCTCTTCATGTTATTATTGTTTCTTTAATTCGCCCAGATGTTGCTCCAGCTTTGCCTCCAGAAGAACGAAATATTAGTAAGAAAGCATTAATCAAACAAGTAACTCAAGCCATGCTTCCTCCTCTATTATTGATTTTGTTGGTGTTAGGAAGTATCTTTTTTGGCATTGCAACCCCCACAGAAGCTGGTGCAGTGGGTGCATTGGGAACCATGATTTTAGCTGCTTTTAATAAGGAATTAAATTGGCTTACTTTAAAACAAGTTTGTGATGCTACGTTACGCATTAGCACAATGGTGATCTTTATTCTCTTTGGCTCAACTGCTTTTAGTTTAGTTTTTCGAGGCGTTAATGGGGATCACTTTATGTTAGAAATTTTAACCACATTGCCAGGGGGTCAATATGGATTTTTAGCTGTCAGTATGTTAACTGTCTTTATTTTAGGCTTTTTTATTGACTTTTTTGAAATTGCTTTTATTGTTATCCCTATTTTTAAGCCAGTTGCTGAAACATTAGGGATAGATTTGATGTGGTACGGGGTTATTTTAGCTGCTAATTTGCAAACCTCTTTCCTAACGCCTCCCTTTGGCTTCGCTCTATTTTATCTGAGGGGAGTGGCACCCCCAGAATTAAAAACAGAAGAGATTTATCGTGGTGCTATTCCTTTCATCTTGCTACAACTTTTAGTCTTAATATTAATCATTATTTTTCCCTCTCTTGTTAGTTTCTTACCCTCTTTGAGTACAGCAAGAGGCTAA
- a CDS encoding chromophore lyase CpcT/CpeT produces MSHATDIKTLARWMCSDFSNQEQAFENPPFYAHIRVCIRPLPLSNFPEPSLFLEQAYDYALNQPYRIRVLKLNIVEERIELENYKLKDKETFLGASREPEKLKKLTPNDIELMQGCDMFVDWTGTSFKGMVKPGRNCRIVRNGKETYLDNSFEINDHQLISLDRGYDPITNELVWGSVAGAFHFKPRQSFANEVEF; encoded by the coding sequence ATGTCTCACGCCACAGATATAAAAACCTTAGCTCGTTGGATGTGTTCTGATTTCAGTAATCAAGAACAAGCCTTTGAAAATCCTCCTTTTTATGCTCATATTCGTGTTTGTATTCGTCCTTTACCTCTAAGCAATTTTCCCGAACCCAGTTTATTTTTAGAACAAGCTTATGATTATGCGTTAAATCAACCTTATCGAATACGGGTATTAAAATTAAATATTGTCGAGGAAAGAATTGAATTAGAAAATTATAAACTTAAAGACAAAGAAACCTTTTTGGGAGCATCCCGTGAGCCAGAAAAATTAAAAAAGCTCACCCCTAATGACATCGAATTAATGCAGGGGTGTGATATGTTTGTTGATTGGACAGGTACTAGCTTTAAAGGAATGGTTAAACCTGGCAGAAATTGTCGTATTGTTCGTAATGGAAAAGAAACCTATTTAGACAATAGTTTTGAAATTAATGACCATCAATTAATCAGCCTTGATCGGGGTTATGATCCCATTACCAATGAATTAGTTTGGGGATCAGTTGCGGGTGCATTTCACTTTAAACCTCGTCAAAGTTTCGCTAACGAAGTTGAATTCTAA
- the petD gene encoding cytochrome b6-f complex subunit IV encodes MAIEKKPDLSDPKLRAKLAQGMGHNYYGEPAWPNDLLYVFPVVILGTIGLLVGLAVLDPALIGEPADPFATPLEILPEWYLYPVFQILRVLPNKLLGIACQGAIPLGLLLVPFIESVNKFQNPFRRPIATAVFLFGTVVTIWLGAGATFPIDESLTLGLF; translated from the coding sequence ATGGCCATTGAAAAAAAGCCAGACCTAAGCGATCCTAAATTGCGTGCTAAGTTAGCCCAAGGAATGGGTCACAACTATTACGGTGAACCCGCTTGGCCTAACGACTTACTTTATGTGTTCCCTGTGGTTATCTTGGGAACCATTGGTTTATTGGTAGGTTTAGCGGTACTTGATCCCGCTTTAATTGGGGAACCGGCTGATCCCTTTGCCACTCCCCTTGAAATTTTACCTGAATGGTATTTATATCCCGTTTTCCAAATTTTACGGGTTCTTCCCAACAAATTACTAGGAATTGCCTGTCAAGGTGCTATTCCTTTGGGTTTACTATTGGTTCCTTTCATTGAAAGTGTCAACAAGTTTCAAAACCCCTTTCGTCGTCCCATTGCTACCGCAGTCTTCCTTTTCGGAACTGTTGTTACCATCTGGTTAGGTGCGGGTGCGACTTTCCCCATTGATGAGTCTTTAACTTTAGGCTTATTCTAA
- a CDS encoding rhodanese-like domain-containing protein, protein MNQFQSLPVISVEELAQHLAQDLHELQLIDVREPEEVAIAYIEGFEVLSLSQFEQWSADIDQRFDPHKETFVLCHHGMRSAQMCLWLLNNGFTNVKNISGGIAAYAARVDATIPQY, encoded by the coding sequence ATGAATCAATTTCAATCTCTTCCTGTCATTAGCGTTGAGGAATTAGCGCAACACTTAGCCCAAGACCTCCATGAGTTACAATTAATTGATGTCAGAGAACCCGAAGAAGTAGCGATCGCCTATATTGAAGGGTTTGAAGTGCTGTCTTTAAGTCAGTTTGAACAATGGTCTGCTGATATTGACCAGCGTTTTGATCCTCATAAAGAAACCTTTGTCCTCTGTCATCACGGAATGCGATCGGCACAAATGTGTCTTTGGTTACTTAACAACGGGTTTACAAATGTTAAAAATATATCGGGAGGAATTGCAGCTTATGCTGCAAGAGTTGATGCTACGATTCCTCAATATTAA
- the hrcA gene encoding heat-inducible transcriptional repressor HrcA: MNVTTLLNQRHQDILRATVQHYIATAEPVGSKTLVKEYDFMVSSATIRNTLGKLEKAGFLYQPHTSAGRIPSDFGYRIYVDNLMTPNQKRAKQIKQNLSQQLQQKTYNFETALQRATQILANLSGYIALITLPQTSPNQLRHLQLIPVSSKQAMLLVVTDSYQTQSIVVDIPASLVRDNEEEQDWLEEELHILSNFLNSQLKGKSLLELNHLDWEKIDQDFINYADFLKSLLKQLQTYLKTSISTQMMIHGVSEVLRQPEFSQLQQVQMLLHLLEEEQDKLLPLILNIPESELCNRRVTLKIGTENPLESMRPCSLISATYCQGHIPVGSVGLIGPTRMLYENTIPLVESTADYLSEALASIN, from the coding sequence ATGAACGTTACTACTTTATTAAATCAACGTCATCAAGACATTTTACGGGCAACCGTACAACATTATATTGCTACAGCAGAACCAGTTGGCTCAAAAACTTTAGTGAAAGAATACGATTTTATGGTTAGTTCAGCGACCATTCGTAATACTTTAGGAAAATTAGAAAAAGCAGGTTTTTTGTATCAACCCCATACCTCAGCCGGCCGTATTCCTTCTGATTTTGGCTATCGAATTTATGTCGATAATTTAATGACTCCTAACCAAAAAAGAGCCAAACAAATTAAACAAAATTTAAGCCAACAACTCCAACAAAAAACCTATAATTTTGAAACCGCTTTACAAAGAGCAACGCAAATTTTAGCTAACTTAAGTGGTTATATTGCTTTAATTACTTTACCCCAAACCTCTCCTAATCAATTACGTCATCTTCAACTGATCCCAGTGTCATCAAAACAAGCCATGTTATTGGTGGTTACTGACAGTTACCAAACTCAATCAATTGTAGTTGACATTCCTGCTTCCTTAGTGAGAGATAACGAAGAAGAGCAAGATTGGTTAGAGGAAGAATTACATATTCTTTCTAATTTCTTAAACAGTCAATTAAAAGGAAAATCCCTATTAGAATTAAATCATTTAGATTGGGAAAAAATAGATCAAGATTTTATCAACTACGCCGATTTTTTGAAAAGTTTACTCAAACAACTACAAACTTATTTAAAAACGTCAATTTCTACTCAGATGATGATTCATGGAGTTTCAGAAGTCTTACGACAACCTGAATTTTCTCAATTACAACAAGTTCAAATGTTACTCCATTTACTAGAAGAAGAGCAAGATAAACTCTTACCTTTAATTTTAAATATTCCTGAATCTGAATTATGTAATCGACGAGTTACCCTAAAAATAGGTACAGAAAATCCTTTAGAATCAATGCGTCCCTGTAGTTTAATTTCTGCAACTTATTGTCAAGGACATATTCCAGTGGGAAGTGTGGGATTAATTGGTCCGACTCGAATGTTATATGAAAATACAATCCCTTTAGTTGAGTCAACTGCTGACTATTTATCAGAAGCTTTGGCTTCCATCAATTGA